One window of bacterium genomic DNA carries:
- a CDS encoding right-handed parallel beta-helix repeat-containing protein, translated as MIRTILILVLGLYSFALSATIHVPGDQPTIQSGADFATEGDTVLVAPGIYFENIIIESKGIALISEAGPASTTIMPADSTQRTLYVPSNQGRNFILRGFTFKGSKAYVCVEIYSGIAGVYDNVFENNLSHAGALLVGHGGGTILGNVFRNNHSTEHGGAMQVASWKPFLIADNIVTGNTATFGAGINLLGSRFAVVRNNLIVDNHAAQYGGGIYLANDDAYRSIIHDNTIVNCTSGNNGGGGICFGGCYVDSAFNNIIVDCGGYGIWAANSVGCYFDYNCLSNNTPDNYQGVETGPNELLSDPQFVGGSPYDYELSPTSPCLNSGNPDSRYFDLAGGRNDMGATFVGIPHVPTTIRVPLDQPTIQAAVYASRVGDTVLVAPGSYVENVHIVGRGITLISESGPAVTSLAPADPSLRTLHFEDNTGLETILSGFEITGSQAFCAVEIYRGTALVKDNVFSGNQVDAGALVAGHGGGAVVGNIFTNNQGSFHGGGMQVASWNPMLIADNTVIGNSATYGAGINLLGASNAVVKNNFIVDNHSLSYGGGIYLANSDAVNTIIHDNTIVNCTSGNDGGGGICFGGCADDTAYNNIIVDCGGNGIWADNSFNCFFDYNCLFDNQPTDYFGVPMGDNELYANPQFVGGDPFSYELQQSSPCVDRGNPDSRFNDTNCSRNDIGATFIIIPETHDTIRVPQDYATIQAAINAASEGDVVLVAPGEYVENLVANAKGFSLISEAGAELTTIRPQDPSLTTLRLSTNLNHVFLLQGFTFTGSDAYVCVEVYRGTANIIENIFDDNDVDGGALLVGHGGGSIVNNTFTNNRGSHHGGGLQVASWSPMLIEGNTVIGNTATYGAGMNLLGCRYAIVRNNLIVDNHATSYGGGIYLANPDAVHSLVHDNTIVNCSSGNDGGGGICFGGVSLDTAYNNIIVGCTGNGIWAANTSDCFFDYNCLFNNSPADYEGVPIGSNEIYVDPMFVGGSPFSYQLTANSPCVDAGNPDDLFDDPDGSRNDIGAFPPASALPGDADGNAVISISDAVYLLNFIFANGPVPVAPGTGDANCDGRCNVSDPVYLISHIFLGGPAPCQK; from the coding sequence ATGATCCGTACCATTCTCATTTTGGTACTGGGGCTCTACTCGTTTGCGCTTTCCGCGACAATTCACGTTCCGGGTGATCAACCGACAATTCAATCGGGTGCCGACTTCGCGACTGAAGGCGACACAGTATTGGTGGCTCCCGGCATCTATTTTGAGAACATCATCATTGAATCCAAGGGCATTGCGCTGATATCGGAAGCTGGCCCCGCATCAACGACGATCATGCCCGCGGATTCCACTCAACGGACGCTTTACGTCCCGTCGAATCAAGGCCGCAATTTCATCTTGCGCGGATTTACCTTTAAAGGATCGAAAGCTTATGTCTGCGTGGAAATCTACAGCGGCATTGCCGGTGTTTACGACAACGTTTTCGAGAACAATTTGAGTCACGCCGGTGCGCTTCTCGTCGGTCACGGCGGCGGAACGATTCTTGGTAACGTCTTCCGAAACAACCACAGCACCGAGCATGGCGGTGCCATGCAGGTCGCCTCTTGGAAACCATTTTTGATTGCCGATAACATCGTGACCGGAAATACGGCGACCTTCGGTGCTGGAATTAACTTGCTCGGCTCACGCTTCGCTGTCGTCCGCAACAACCTGATCGTTGACAATCACGCCGCCCAGTATGGCGGCGGGATCTACCTCGCTAACGACGATGCTTATCGCAGCATCATCCATGACAACACAATCGTCAATTGCACGTCCGGAAACAATGGCGGCGGTGGAATCTGCTTTGGAGGTTGTTATGTCGACTCAGCCTTCAACAACATTATAGTGGATTGCGGTGGCTACGGCATCTGGGCTGCCAATAGCGTCGGTTGCTACTTCGACTACAATTGCCTCTCCAATAATACCCCCGACAATTACCAAGGCGTCGAGACTGGTCCAAATGAACTCCTCTCTGATCCGCAATTTGTCGGTGGCAGCCCATACGACTATGAGCTAAGCCCGACATCGCCTTGTCTCAACTCCGGAAATCCCGATTCTCGCTACTTCGATCTTGCCGGAGGGCGAAACGACATGGGCGCGACATTTGTCGGAATTCCGCATGTGCCGACAACAATTCGCGTTCCGCTCGACCAGCCGACCATCCAGGCCGCTGTTTATGCATCGCGAGTAGGTGACACAGTGCTGGTTGCTCCCGGAAGTTATGTCGAGAACGTCCACATTGTCGGCAGAGGTATCACCCTCATTTCCGAATCCGGCCCGGCTGTGACTTCACTTGCTCCGGCTGACCCTTCGCTCAGAACCCTGCACTTTGAAGACAATACCGGTTTGGAGACAATTCTGAGCGGATTTGAAATCACCGGCTCTCAGGCATTCTGTGCCGTCGAAATTTATCGAGGTACTGCACTTGTTAAGGACAATGTATTTTCGGGCAACCAAGTCGATGCCGGCGCGCTTGTCGCTGGTCACGGTGGCGGTGCTGTCGTCGGTAACATCTTCACGAACAATCAAGGCTCGTTCCATGGCGGCGGCATGCAGGTTGCCAGTTGGAATCCGATGTTAATCGCCGACAATACGGTCATCGGCAATTCTGCGACCTACGGTGCCGGGATCAATCTCCTTGGCGCTTCAAATGCGGTCGTCAAGAATAACTTCATTGTTGACAACCACTCCCTTTCCTATGGCGGCGGCATCTACTTAGCCAACTCCGATGCTGTCAACACTATCATCCATGATAATACCATCGTCAACTGCACATCGGGAAATGACGGCGGCGGCGGAATTTGCTTCGGCGGTTGTGCTGATGATACTGCTTACAACAATATCATCGTCGATTGCGGCGGAAATGGCATCTGGGCAGACAATTCCTTCAACTGCTTCTTTGATTACAATTGCCTGTTTGACAATCAACCGACCGACTATTTTGGCGTCCCAATGGGTGACAACGAATTGTATGCAAATCCGCAATTCGTCGGCGGTGATCCGTTTAGCTACGAACTCCAACAGTCTTCACCGTGCGTTGACAGGGGCAATCCCGATTCCCGCTTTAATGACACCAACTGTTCAAGAAACGACATCGGTGCCACATTTATCATCATTCCTGAGACTCACGACACAATCCGTGTTCCTCAAGACTATGCCACCATTCAGGCCGCGATTAACGCTGCCTCTGAGGGCGATGTCGTACTTGTCGCCCCTGGTGAGTATGTTGAAAACCTTGTCGCCAACGCCAAAGGCTTCTCGTTGATTTCCGAGGCTGGCGCAGAATTGACTACGATCCGTCCGCAGGATCCATCGCTAACGACTCTTCGTCTCTCAACCAACTTGAATCATGTATTCCTTCTTCAAGGCTTCACATTTACCGGTTCCGACGCTTATGTTTGCGTTGAAGTTTATCGCGGCACTGCCAACATCATCGAGAACATCTTTGATGACAATGATGTTGATGGCGGAGCATTGCTCGTCGGTCACGGTGGCGGAAGCATTGTCAATAACACATTCACTAATAACCGCGGATCGCACCACGGTGGCGGATTGCAGGTCGCAAGCTGGAGCCCGATGTTGATCGAGGGCAACACTGTAATCGGCAATACAGCAACGTACGGCGCCGGAATGAACCTTCTCGGTTGCCGTTATGCCATTGTGCGCAATAACCTGATAGTTGACAATCACGCGACGTCTTATGGCGGCGGTATCTATCTCGCCAATCCTGACGCTGTCCATTCTCTCGTACACGACAATACGATCGTCAACTGCAGCTCTGGAAATGATGGTGGAGGCGGAATCTGCTTCGGCGGCGTCAGTCTTGATACCGCCTATAACAACATCATAGTCGGTTGCACCGGCAACGGCATCTGGGCAGCAAATACTTCAGACTGCTTCTTTGACTATAATTGTCTCTTTAACAACTCGCCTGCTGACTACGAGGGTGTTCCAATCGGGTCGAACGAAATCTACGTTGATCCGATGTTTGTTGGCGGTAGTCCATTTAGCTATCAGCTTACAGCGAATTCACCTTGTGTCGATGCTGGCAATCCGGATGACCTTTTCGATGATCCGGATGGCTCTCGAAACGACATCGGAGCATTCCCGCCCGCGTCTGCACTACCTGGAGATGCCGACGGCAACGCTGTGATTTCCATATCCGATGCGGTTTATTTGCTTAATTTCATCTTCGCGAATGGTCCCGTCCCGGTCGCTCCGGGTACCGGAGACGCTAATTGCGACGGCAGATGTAACGTTTCGGACCCGGTCTATCTGATTAGTCACATATTCTTGGGTGGCCCGGCTCCCTGCCAGAAATAG
- a CDS encoding right-handed parallel beta-helix repeat-containing protein, with translation MIRTILTLVLALTSFAFAATIHVPGDQPTIQAGVDAALDNDTVFVAPGDYAENIIINSKSISLISDSGATMTIIRPFDSGERALHLPTNLNHAFLLKGFTFTGSNGHACVEIYRGDAGVYDNIFEDNDVDDGAIFLYYCGGTVMNNVFRNNRGTLHGGGIRVASWSPMLIAGNTITGNTATYGAGINALGARYATVRNNILVDNHALSGGGGIYLANPDAFSNLVHDNTIVNCSSGNNTGGGICFAAADGDTAYNNIVVSCQGNGLWAATSVNCYFDYNCLFNNSPGDYSGVIYGPNAVYADPQFVGGDPFSYELMPSSPCIDAGNPETRFNDLDGSRNDIGAVLVETPAVPKTIRVPADQPTIQAAVDVANDGDTILVAPGEYSENVVIVFKSIVMISDSGAAATILRPLDPSQRALHLPNNSGFEFTLRGFTFTGSNGHTCVEIYLGNAVVSDNVFEDNDVDDGAIFLYYCGGTVKNNAFRNNRGTSHGGGIRVASWSPMLIEANTITGNTAKYGAGINALGARYATIRNNLIVDNHASMGGGGLYLANPDAYNNLVHDNTIVDCSSGDNTGGGICFAAADGDTAYNNIVVNCQGNGIWAASSINCYFDYNCLFNNVPGDYSGVVTGPNGVYADPMFVGGNPFSFDLMPFSPCIDKGNPDPMFNDLDGSRNDIGAFPVIAYVLGDADGNGTVNVSDAVFLLNYIFAFGPAPIPPAAGDPNCDGNCNISDVVYIINYIFSGGPAPCQK, from the coding sequence ATGATCCGTACCATTCTTACTTTGGTGCTGGCCCTCACTTCGTTTGCGTTCGCCGCAACTATTCATGTTCCCGGCGATCAACCCACCATCCAGGCGGGTGTTGATGCCGCACTTGACAACGACACCGTATTTGTTGCTCCCGGCGACTATGCCGAAAACATCATCATCAATTCCAAAAGCATCTCCTTGATTTCCGATTCAGGAGCGACCATGACAATTATTCGCCCCTTCGACTCCGGCGAGAGAGCTCTGCATCTTCCTACCAATCTTAATCATGCATTCCTACTCAAGGGATTCACCTTCACCGGTTCCAATGGCCATGCTTGCGTTGAAATTTACCGCGGGGATGCCGGCGTTTATGACAATATCTTTGAAGATAACGATGTGGACGATGGTGCCATCTTCCTGTACTACTGCGGTGGAACCGTCATGAACAACGTCTTCCGAAACAACCGTGGTACATTGCACGGTGGCGGGATTCGCGTCGCCAGCTGGAGTCCGATGTTGATTGCCGGCAACACGATTACTGGCAACACTGCCACCTACGGTGCCGGTATCAACGCTCTTGGCGCCCGGTATGCCACGGTTCGCAACAACATCTTGGTTGACAACCATGCATTATCAGGCGGCGGCGGAATCTACTTGGCCAATCCCGACGCCTTCTCCAATCTGGTGCACGACAATACAATCGTCAACTGCAGTTCCGGTAACAATACCGGCGGCGGTATCTGCTTTGCCGCAGCGGATGGCGACACCGCTTATAACAATATCGTGGTTAGCTGCCAAGGAAACGGCTTGTGGGCTGCCACCAGTGTCAATTGCTATTTCGACTACAATTGCCTTTTCAATAACTCCCCGGGTGATTACAGTGGCGTTATCTATGGTCCTAACGCGGTCTATGCCGATCCGCAATTTGTCGGTGGTGATCCATTCAGTTATGAACTCATGCCCTCATCGCCCTGTATCGATGCCGGCAATCCGGAGACTCGGTTCAATGACCTCGACGGCTCCCGCAATGACATCGGCGCCGTTTTGGTGGAAACTCCAGCGGTTCCGAAAACGATTCGAGTCCCTGCAGACCAGCCGACCATTCAAGCTGCGGTCGATGTCGCTAATGATGGCGACACAATCTTGGTTGCACCGGGTGAATACTCGGAGAATGTCGTCATTGTTTTCAAGAGTATTGTCATGATCTCTGACTCCGGTGCCGCGGCGACCATTCTTCGCCCGCTCGACCCAAGCCAAAGAGCCCTGCATCTCCCCAATAACTCGGGATTTGAGTTCACGTTGAGGGGTTTCACTTTCACCGGCTCCAATGGCCACACCTGCGTTGAAATTTATCTCGGGAATGCGGTCGTGTCCGACAATGTCTTCGAAGATAACGATGTGGACGATGGCGCCATTTTCCTGTACTACTGCGGTGGAACGGTTAAAAACAACGCCTTCAGAAATAACCGCGGTACATCGCACGGCGGCGGCATACGCGTCGCCAGTTGGAGTCCGATGTTGATCGAAGCCAACACGATAACCGGAAACACTGCGAAATATGGCGCGGGAATAAACGCCCTTGGCGCTCGGTACGCTACCATTCGGAACAACTTAATTGTCGACAACCACGCTTCAATGGGCGGTGGCGGTCTTTACTTAGCCAACCCCGATGCCTACAACAACCTGGTTCACGACAACACCATTGTTGATTGCAGTTCTGGTGACAATACCGGCGGGGGAATCTGCTTTGCCGCAGCCGATGGAGACACTGCTTACAACAATATCGTCGTTAATTGCCAGGGAAACGGCATTTGGGCTGCAAGCAGCATCAACTGCTACTTCGATTACAATTGCCTGTTCAACAATGTACCCGGCGACTACAGCGGTGTTGTAACTGGCCCCAACGGCGTCTATGCCGATCCGATGTTTGTTGGCGGTAATCCCTTCAGTTTCGATCTGATGCCCTTTTCTCCCTGTATCGATAAAGGCAATCCCGATCCAATGTTCAATGATCTCGACGGTTCACGCAATGACATTGGCGCCTTTCCGGTAATTGCGTATGTGCTGGGAGATGCTGACGGGAATGGTACAGTTAACGTATCTGACGCAGTTTTTCTGCTCAATTACATCTTCGCGTTTGGGCCAGCCCCAATACCGCCGGCCGCCGGCGACCCAAATTGCGACGGCAATTGCAACATCTCAGACGTCGTATACATCATAAACTACATCTTCTCGGGTGGCCCGGCGCCTTGCCAGAAATAG
- a CDS encoding HYR domain-containing protein, producing MSPKRLLTRTMMLFIALAAFILSTSAAYAQPHDSTTNYLRIECPTNVPLVAGTIVSVPVYMANSKDLGAFTFGFKYDTYHMEFTSLVGGPDLNDLGGQFRSTPRDTALNTVLTGWFTFDPTMPIPVHAPGATEVLAFTMRFTVKAGVTDGCADLFNVFVPPAGPAIFAPMDGSADIVPVLKDCGTKDIIFGTGCPDPTNTPPIAVCQPISVAAGANCTAVADINNGSSDPDGDQITITQVPAGPYPLGQTVVSLIVTDNGTPVLADTVSCTVTVTDQTNPVVTCPANITVGNDVGACGAIVNFAATATDNCDAAVAITYSQNPATLFPVGATVVTATATDDAGNTAQCQFTVTVNDTQNPVAVCPADISVTANPGETSAIVNFVVSATDNCAGSTAAAVPASGSAFPLGTTIVTVTATDEAGNTGQCQFNVTVNAGNAAPVVSNIPDQIIDQGGTFATIALDDYVTDPDDIDADIVWTTQLMKSKGDLTVSIDPGTRVATLVATPDFTGSAVFTFRATDPDNAYDEDQATFTVNAIVNDPPTVSDIPDQTITEGQLFTTINLDDFVVDPDDADNLLTWTFSGNTELVVAISPSRVATISYPSGFLGAETITFTATDPGLLADNDAATFTVNAIPNQAPVVADIPDQTILDGQSFAIIDLDDYVADPDNADNELTWTFSGNTELIVVIDTGNVTMITYPSGFTGSETVTFTATDPGLLADSDAATFTVNADLNPDFTIDVTPETITIEGGLASPFVYNIAIGSIDGFSDAVDLAVSGVGINFTGDFTVDPVAAPGLSTFNGAIDPSTPTGVYDLVFTGTSGSVKADTVQLEVGSCVAPPVVVTSFDTLVVIAEEGSNPADESFYVTNGAVCGTLYWAVNSDQPWVTASPESGNVDAGDTPGDLITLSFNTAGLAASGSPYTAHVQVSPVTVGKDVNADENGVIEITLFVTEKPISEDTVWLSHEIAYPDDDVAVYMNFSNYEELAGMSAGLTWSSSDVMLDSVSFAGSRVEFIENKITTIDNTAHTLAHGLFRLPPEPLVAAGSGLWATLWFSVDPSAMAQVVTIDTLFIAPGVELMFSDEIGNSIYPQFFAGSITINEVAENCISGYISDVNGGVEGATVELLDETGVIATTTTNNDGYYEFCFMMPPDGGYTVRAYKDGYYPETTGNVNLPDTDVNIVLEVLVADVTPTYEWVDLYCQGGALFNGEPVAVGSVIEAFDPDGVLCGRWVVSTPGTFGFMPVYVDDPYTPGVDEGCVIGDAITIMLDGASVDLSGDPLVWTGNGDRYEACFTAPSDQDVTRCLYLAAGWNLISLNVALSTSDLETLFADVMDNTDVILSFESVGLTYDPDLPEFSTLFEVDNAHGYWFRMDAADSICFTGQLIAASTPISIENNWNLVSYLPEAPLSVPNALASIWSSVVVVLGYENGGLSYDPALPELATLNEMKAGFGYWIKTNSAGTLIYPDGEPTFVSSVPDVTRNLNSFVPRVQSSNTWINLYGSDVKLDGQNIPAGTVIEAYNEAGIMVGEFAVRQTGKFGFMPVYGPDNFSSNNDVANSGKISFKINGEQIEQTIDWTANGDRVFVNEFTTLGKSGGVLPDQFSLAQNYPNPFNPETSIEYVVAKPGFVEVSIYNVMGAKVKTLVSDYQSAGTYSVKWYGNSDSGAQVASGVYFYKLTSGDFSEIKKMTLLK from the coding sequence ATGTCGCCAAAGCGCCTGCTAACCCGAACTATGATGCTATTCATAGCTCTGGCAGCGTTTATTCTGTCGACGAGTGCGGCCTATGCACAGCCGCATGACTCGACAACGAACTATTTGCGTATCGAGTGTCCAACTAACGTACCGTTGGTTGCTGGAACAATCGTAAGCGTCCCGGTCTATATGGCAAATTCAAAAGACCTCGGCGCATTTACCTTTGGTTTCAAGTACGACACGTATCACATGGAGTTTACCTCCTTAGTAGGTGGACCGGATCTAAATGACCTTGGTGGTCAATTCCGCTCCACTCCCAGAGATACTGCACTCAATACGGTGCTGACGGGTTGGTTTACTTTCGACCCGACAATGCCAATTCCGGTGCATGCTCCAGGCGCAACCGAGGTGCTTGCTTTCACAATGCGCTTCACCGTCAAGGCTGGCGTAACCGATGGTTGTGCTGACCTGTTCAACGTCTTCGTTCCGCCAGCCGGCCCGGCTATTTTTGCCCCGATGGATGGTTCAGCGGATATCGTTCCCGTACTCAAAGATTGCGGAACCAAAGACATTATTTTTGGCACAGGATGCCCCGATCCCACGAATACCCCGCCAATCGCTGTTTGCCAGCCGATTTCCGTCGCTGCCGGTGCCAATTGCACCGCAGTAGCTGATATCAATAATGGCTCCAGCGATCCAGATGGCGACCAGATTACGATTACTCAGGTTCCGGCCGGTCCATATCCGCTCGGACAGACTGTAGTCTCCTTAATTGTCACCGACAACGGCACTCCGGTGCTCGCCGATACCGTAAGCTGTACTGTCACAGTTACCGACCAGACTAATCCAGTCGTAACTTGCCCGGCAAACATCACCGTCGGAAACGATGTTGGTGCATGCGGCGCGATTGTTAATTTCGCTGCCACAGCCACCGACAATTGTGACGCTGCTGTTGCCATAACCTACAGTCAGAATCCGGCGACGCTGTTCCCGGTTGGCGCCACCGTTGTTACCGCTACCGCTACTGATGATGCCGGTAACACCGCTCAGTGCCAATTCACAGTCACTGTCAACGATACTCAGAACCCGGTTGCTGTTTGCCCGGCTGACATCAGTGTCACCGCAAACCCGGGTGAGACAAGCGCTATCGTGAACTTCGTTGTTAGCGCCACCGATAACTGCGCAGGTTCTACCGCCGCTGCCGTTCCGGCTTCCGGTTCAGCCTTCCCGCTCGGCACTACGATTGTTACCGTAACCGCGACCGACGAAGCAGGCAACACTGGTCAGTGCCAGTTCAATGTTACCGTCAACGCCGGTAACGCTGCACCGGTTGTCTCCAACATTCCGGATCAGATTATTGATCAAGGCGGCACCTTTGCAACCATCGCGCTCGATGACTATGTCACCGACCCAGATGACATCGATGCCGATATCGTCTGGACTACTCAGTTGATGAAGTCCAAAGGCGATCTTACCGTTAGCATTGATCCGGGCACCCGCGTCGCAACTCTCGTTGCCACTCCGGACTTTACCGGTTCCGCGGTCTTTACTTTCCGCGCTACCGATCCAGACAATGCCTATGATGAAGATCAGGCCACTTTCACCGTCAATGCTATTGTGAACGATCCGCCGACTGTCTCCGACATCCCGGATCAGACAATCACCGAAGGTCAGTTGTTTACCACCATCAACCTTGATGACTTTGTCGTTGATCCTGATGACGCCGACAATCTCCTGACCTGGACCTTCTCAGGTAATACTGAATTAGTGGTGGCAATCAGCCCGTCCCGTGTAGCCACGATCTCCTATCCGAGTGGCTTCCTCGGCGCCGAGACGATTACCTTTACCGCAACCGACCCGGGCCTTCTGGCTGATAACGATGCCGCGACCTTCACGGTCAACGCAATTCCGAATCAGGCGCCGGTTGTTGCCGACATTCCTGATCAGACCATCCTTGATGGCCAGTCATTCGCAATTATCGATCTCGACGACTACGTCGCCGATCCGGACAACGCTGACAACGAACTTACCTGGACCTTCTCAGGCAATACCGAACTCATCGTCGTCATCGACACCGGTAATGTTACCATGATTACCTATCCGAGCGGCTTCACCGGTTCAGAGACAGTGACTTTCACTGCCACCGACCCGGGTCTTCTTGCCGACTCCGATGCGGCTACCTTCACGGTTAATGCCGACCTGAATCCGGACTTCACGATTGACGTTACTCCGGAGACCATTACTATTGAAGGCGGTCTTGCTTCACCGTTCGTATACAACATTGCCATCGGCTCAATCGATGGATTCTCCGATGCGGTTGACCTCGCTGTTAGCGGCGTAGGTATTAACTTCACCGGTGACTTCACTGTCGATCCAGTCGCTGCTCCGGGCCTTAGCACCTTCAATGGCGCAATTGACCCAAGCACGCCGACCGGTGTTTATGACCTCGTATTCACAGGCACCAGCGGCTCCGTTAAGGCTGACACTGTTCAGCTTGAAGTCGGCAGCTGCGTTGCCCCGCCTGTTGTAGTCACCAGCTTCGACACTTTGGTTGTCATTGCTGAAGAAGGCTCCAACCCGGCTGACGAGTCATTCTATGTTACTAATGGCGCAGTCTGCGGCACCCTTTATTGGGCAGTCAATTCAGACCAGCCGTGGGTAACTGCAAGTCCGGAAAGTGGCAACGTCGATGCCGGAGATACTCCCGGTGACCTGATTACGTTGTCGTTCAATACTGCCGGTCTTGCGGCTTCCGGAAGCCCGTATACTGCCCACGTGCAGGTTTCGCCGGTCACAGTCGGCAAGGATGTTAATGCCGACGAAAACGGCGTAATTGAAATTACGCTCTTCGTCACCGAGAAGCCGATTTCCGAAGACACCGTTTGGTTGTCGCACGAAATCGCTTATCCGGATGATGATGTCGCAGTCTACATGAACTTCTCGAACTATGAAGAACTTGCCGGTATGTCGGCTGGTTTGACTTGGAGCTCGTCAGACGTGATGCTTGATTCGGTGTCATTTGCCGGATCGCGCGTCGAATTTATCGAAAACAAGATCACCACAATTGACAACACCGCCCATACCTTGGCGCACGGTCTCTTCCGTCTTCCGCCGGAACCGCTCGTCGCGGCTGGTTCAGGTCTCTGGGCTACCCTGTGGTTCTCAGTTGATCCGTCAGCAATGGCGCAGGTTGTCACAATTGACACCCTGTTCATCGCCCCGGGAGTCGAACTGATGTTCTCCGATGAAATCGGAAACTCGATCTACCCGCAGTTCTTTGCCGGTTCGATCACCATCAATGAAGTAGCTGAAAACTGCATCAGCGGTTATATCAGCGATGTCAACGGTGGAGTCGAAGGCGCTACCGTCGAGCTGTTGGATGAGACTGGCGTTATTGCCACGACCACGACCAACAATGATGGTTACTACGAATTCTGCTTCATGATGCCTCCAGATGGCGGATACACAGTCCGTGCTTACAAAGACGGTTACTATCCTGAAACCACAGGCAACGTAAACCTTCCGGATACGGATGTTAACATCGTCCTTGAAGTCTTGGTAGCCGACGTCACCCCGACCTACGAATGGGTTGACCTCTATTGCCAGGGTGGAGCACTGTTCAACGGCGAGCCGGTTGCTGTCGGTTCCGTCATTGAAGCCTTCGATCCGGACGGCGTGCTCTGCGGCCGCTGGGTTGTCAGCACTCCGGGTACGTTCGGATTCATGCCGGTCTACGTCGATGATCCGTACACTCCGGGTGTCGATGAAGGCTGCGTCATTGGTGATGCGATTACCATTATGCTTGATGGCGCGTCGGTTGACCTTTCCGGTGACCCGTTGGTCTGGACCGGTAACGGCGATCGCTATGAAGCTTGCTTCACTGCACCGTCCGATCAAGATGTCACCAGATGCCTCTACTTGGCAGCTGGCTGGAATCTGATTTCACTCAATGTAGCTCTGTCAACCTCTGATCTCGAAACCCTGTTCGCTGACGTAATGGATAACACCGACGTCATCCTGAGCTTCGAATCAGTTGGTCTTACTTATGACCCGGATCTTCCGGAATTCTCGACCCTGTTTGAAGTCGACAACGCTCATGGTTACTGGTTCCGTATGGATGCAGCCGATTCAATCTGCTTCACCGGTCAGTTAATTGCAGCCTCGACTCCGATCTCAATCGAGAACAACTGGAACTTGGTTAGCTATCTGCCTGAAGCTCCGCTTTCGGTTCCGAACGCACTTGCTTCAATCTGGAGCAGCGTCGTTGTCGTACTCGGCTACGAAAATGGTGGTCTGAGCTATGACCCGGCACTTCCGGAACTTGCCACTCTTAACGAGATGAAGGCTGGCTTCGGCTACTGGATCAAGACGAACTCTGCCGGAACGCTTATCTATCCTGATGGCGAACCGACGTTCGTTTCCTCCGTACCGGATGTCACGCGCAACCTCAACAGCTTCGTGCCGCGCGTACAGTCCAGCAATACCTGGATCAACCTGTATGGCTCCGACGTTAAACTCGACGGTCAGAACATTCCGGCCGGAACAGTCATCGAAGCCTACAATGAAGCCGGTATTATGGTCGGTGAGTTTGCTGTCCGTCAGACGGGCAAGTTCGGGTTCATGCCGGTCTATGGTCCGGATAACTTCAGCTCAAACAATGATGTTGCCAACTCAGGCAAGATCAGCTTCAAGATCAACGGTGAACAGATCGAGCAGACAATCGACTGGACAGCCAATGGCGATCGCGTATTCGTCAACGAATTCACGACCCTTGGTAAGTCTGGTGGAGTATTGCCGGATCAGTTCAGCCTGGCTCAGAACTATCCGAATCCATTCAACCCCGAAACCTCGATCGAATACGTGGTTGCAAAGCCCGGCTTCGTCGAAGTCTCGATCTACAACGTAATGGGTGCCAAGGTTAAGACACTGGTCAGCGATTACCAGTCAGCCGGTACCTATAGCGTAAAGTGGTATGGAAATTCTGATTCCGGCGCGCAGGTTGCCTCAGGTGTCTACTTCTACAAGTTGACCTCGGGTGACTTCTCCGAAATCAAGAAGATGACTCTTCTGAAGTAA
- a CDS encoding PilZ domain-containing protein: MPERRQSQRRTPASDLYVVDKQTDQPLGSVQDLNSGGCKLLCREPVAAGKLFQCRLALPEPILEITELALWLESKWCVLDEGDGMFEVGFEFRDLTESDKMILKFLIVPWDEAREAAKAAVADPMGRTIR; encoded by the coding sequence ATGCCCGAGCGACGTCAATCGCAGCGCCGAACACCAGCTTCCGACCTCTATGTGGTCGACAAGCAGACAGATCAACCGCTTGGATCGGTTCAAGACTTGAATTCCGGCGGCTGTAAGCTTCTGTGTCGGGAACCAGTCGCTGCAGGTAAGCTGTTTCAGTGCCGCTTGGCACTACCTGAGCCGATTCTTGAGATCACTGAACTCGCATTATGGCTTGAGAGTAAGTGGTGTGTACTTGATGAAGGTGACGGAATGTTCGAAGTGGGATTTGAGTTTCGCGACCTGACTGAAAGCGACAAAATGATTCTCAAATTCTTGATTGTTCCGTGGGACGAAGCACGGGAAGCGGCTAAGGCGGCAGTAGCGGATCCGATGGGAAGGACGATTCGTTAG